CTTGCCACCGCCCAGAACGCTGTAGCGCATGGCCTCATCCAGCCTGGGTGAGGCGGCGCCATCGCGAATAGAGAGTTCCAGTGCCTGGTCAATCTGCTGGCGGGATTGCTCCAGAAATTCCAGAGCCAGGGACAGGCGCTCACTCATCAGTTGGCATCATCCGCTGAAAAGGGGCGGGTCTCCAGGGAGCCATCGCTGTTCTGAACCAGCTGTTCAACACGCTGTTCGGCGGTTTTCAGGGCGGTCTGGCATTCTCGGGTGAGCTTTACGCCCCGTTCGAAGGCTGCCAGTGACTGCTCCAGCGAAAGCTCTCCCTGCTCAAGATCGCGAACCAATCGTTCAAGTTCGTCCAGGGATTTTTCAAAGTCGGCAATGGATGTGCTGCTGTTATTCTCACCGGCCATGGGCGACCTCCGGTCAGGTGTTTCGGAAATTGCGCGGATTATATCAGAGTCCCTGAGCTATCGCTGCCAGGTGAATTGGCGTTTTTCCAGAGTTGTGGCATTCGGTCCCCAGGATTGCTCGGTGACTGACACCTGGCCCTGTCGGGACACGGTAACAACCGTGGTTGCTCGGGTTCCGTAGTGGTCGCCGACGATGAATGGTGAAGACAGAAATCGCTCGGTTTCCATGCCAACGCCGGTATCCGGAAGGCTCCGGTCGGGCGCTGGCGTGGTGTCCTGTAAGAGTGACAGTAGCTGTTTGTGCAGCGGCGCCGGGTCTTTGCGCGCTTGTTCCACGCAGTGGCCAACGGCCTTGCGTAACCTCAGCAGTTTTGGCCAGGGGGTCTGCAGCAGGTGGTTGCTCAGGCCATAAACGCCCCGGAATACCTGCCGGCCAGGGTGGGCGTCCCGATTGCTGTAATACCAGCCTCCAAGCCCGGTCAGCTTCACCAGGTTGAACCCTGCGTAGCGGCCCGGCTCTGCATCCAGTGAGGATTGCAGTTCACTGGTTGAGAGTCTCAGTGCGTGTAAGGGCAGTTCGCCACGGCTTTGGCGGCCAGCCTCGGGGCTTCCCTCCCGCACGTTGGTCACGGCTGTTACCGTGCCGTCGGTATTGACCGCCAACCAGGTGCCGCCGGATTCCAGGTCCTGTCCGGCCAGAATTTGCTGGCCGTTGTTGTCCTGCCACCAGTCGATGGCGGCGGTGGGGCGCCGGAAGAACTCGTCCCGGTTGGCTGCCACCACCAGGGGAAATTCCGGGCTTTGTCCGATGGCGAAAGCAATGAGGCACATGGTCGATGGCAATCCTTTAATTGAATTGGGAGGCTGCAGCGGTTGGCAACAATGCGTATCATACCAGCCTGATTTATTCCCGGGATTAAGCAAACAAACATGACCCTGATCGGTATATTCATTCTGTACCTGACACTAGGTGCACTGGCAGGCACCATGGCTGGCCTGTTCGGAATCGGTGGTGGCCTGGTTATCGTTCCGGTGCTGATTTTCACTTTTGGCTTCCAGGGGTTCAGTTCCGAGATCGCCGCTCACCTCGCTATTGGTACTTCTCTGGCCACTATTGTCTTTACGTCTATCAGTTCCATACGCACCCACCATATCCATGGGGCTGTCCGGTGGGAACTGGTGCGTCCCATGACGGTCGGAATCATCGTCGGGGCATTGGCCGGCGCGTGGACGGCGTCGCTGCTGAGTGGCCCGATGCTGAAAACCATCATTGGCGCCTTTGCGATTCTGGTCGCGCTGAAAATGCTGCTGGAAGCAAACCCCAAGCCTGGTCGGGATGTGCCTGGAAACGCCGGGCTCGGCGTGGCCGGTGGGTTTGTGGGCTGGGCATCTGCCATCTTCGGAATTGGTGGTGGCACAATCTCCGTGCCTTACCTCACCTGGTGTAACGTGCGCATGCAACAGGCTGTCGCCACGTCCGCGGCTTGCGGCTTGCCGATTGCCTTGGCCGGCGCTGCTGGCAACATCTGGACCGGCTGGCAGAACCCGCAGCTGCCCGATTTCAGTGTTGGGTTTATCTATTTGCCGGCGTTGGTCGGTATTGTTGCCACCAGTGTCTTTTTTGCCCGTTTCGGCGCAAAGCTGGCGCACAAGCTGGATGGCCGCCTGTTGAAGAAGATATTTGCCGTTGTGCTGATCCTCGTCGGCCTCCGATTCCTGCTGAGTTGAGAGCGTATTCATGTTGCAACACCCGCAGATTGACCCGGTGGCTATTGCCATCGGCCCCCTGAAAATCCACTGGTATGGCCTGACCTACCTGGTTGGCTTCGCCGCCGGCTGGTGGCTTGGCCGCCTGCGTAGCCGCAAACCCTGGTCGCCCCTGAATGAAGAGCAAGTAGGTGACCTGCTGTTTTATATGGCCCTGGGTGTCATTCTCGGTGGCCGTTTCGGGTATGTGGTGTTTTATAACTTCGATGCCTTCCTGGCCGACCCGCTATGGTTGTTGCGGGTGTGGGAAGGGGGGATGTCGTTCCATGGCGGCCTGCTGGGCGTCATGCTGGCGATGTGGTGGTTCGGGCGTAAAACGTCGGCCGGGTTCTGGAGCATCGCCGATTTTGTGGCGCCGCTGGTGCCGGTGGGCCTGGGCGCGGGCCGCATCGGCAATTTTATCAACGGGGAGCTTTGGGGCAAACCTACGGATGTGTCCTGGGGCATGGTGTTCCGCACCGCCCCCGACAGCCTGGCCAGGCACCCCTCCCAGATCTATCAGTTTGCCCTGGAAGGGGTGGTGTTGTTCGCTATCCTGTGGTGGTTCTCCTCCCGGCCCCGCCCGAAAATGGCCGTCTCTGGCCTGTTTCTGGCCTGCTATGGCAGTTTCCGATTCTTTACCGAATTCTTCCGCCAGCCTGACCCGCAACTGGGTTACCTGGCCTTCGACTGGCTGACCATGGGGCAGGTGCTGTCGTTGCCCATGGTCGTTGCTGGCGCTGCCCTGATTGTTATTGCTTACCGGAGAAACGCTGCATGAAAGCTTACCTCGACCTGATGCAAGACGTTGTTGACAACGGATTCGACAAGGGCGACCGCACCGGCGTTGGCACCCGCTCCGTGTTCGGCCGGCAAATGCGCTTCAATCTGCAGGATGGCTTCCCCCTGGTGACCACCAAGAAAGTCCACCTACGCAGCATCATCTACGAATTGTTGTGGTTCCTGAAAGGTTCCACTGACAACAACTGGCTGGCGGAACGAAAGGTCAGTATCTGGAACGAGTGGGCGCTGGACAACGGCGACCTGGGGCCGATTTACGGCAAGCAGTGGCGCAGCTGGCAATGCCACGACGGTCGGGTGATCGATCAGATCAGCGAGGTTATCGAGCAAATCCGAACCAAGCCCAACTCCCGGCGCCTGATCGTCTCCGCCTGGAACCCGGCGGAACTTCCGGACGAGTCGGTCAGTCCGCAGGAGAACGTGCGGGAAGGGCGCATGGCGCTCGCTCCCTGCCACTGTCTGTTCCAGTTCTATGTGGCGGACGGCAAGCTGTCTTGCCAGCTTTACCAGCGCAGCGCGGATCTGTTTCTGGGGGTGCCCTTTAACATTGCGTCTTACGCTTTGTTGACCCACATGATTGCCCAGCAGTGTGATCTGGATGTTGGCGAGTTTGTGCACACGTTTGGGGACTGTCACCTCTACAGTAATCACCTGACCGACGATATCGTGTTCGAGCAGCTAAAGCGCGAGCCCCGCGGGTTGCCCAGGCTGGTCATCAAGCGCAAGCCGGAATCCATCTTCGACTACGAGCTGGAAGATTTCGAATTCGAAGGTTATGACCCTTACCCGGTCATCAAGGCCCCTATTGCGATTTGATTGATGGTCTGGCGGTGTTTTCGTCAGACGGGCCCGCGAGTATGGGGGGCGGCTGCCAAGCGGGTGGGGCTTTCCGAAAAGCGCCTCAAGACGTCCCTGTGCGGCTTCGGCTCCGCCATCCCTGGCTCCGCAGATTTTCGGAAAGCCCCACCCGCTTGCCAGCGATCACGCTGCGAGATGGATCGCAGTAAATGAGGTCATACAGTGAAGTTTGGGTGCGAGGGGCGGGAGCTGGTTTTCAAAACTGTGCGGAGCCAGGGATGGCGGAGCCCAAGCGTCACATGGATGTGCTTGAGCGTGTTTTGAAAACCAGCTCCCGCTCCTCGCTAACTCCAGGTTATGAGGACCAAATATGAGAAAAGCACTGATTGTTGCGATGTCCCGGAACCGCGTCATTGGGCGGGACAACAAGCTCCCCTGGTATCTGCCTGGCGATCTGCGTTACTTCAAGCAAGCCACTATGGGTAAGCCGATCATCATGGGGCGGAAAACCTGGGATTCCATTGGCAGGCCACTGCCGGGACGGATGAACGTGGTGATTTCCCGAAACCCGGCATGGGAAGCGCCGGCCGGCACGGTCGCGGCGGCATCATTGGATGAGGCGTTGGTCAAGGCTCAGGCCCAGGCGGAACTGGAGGGTGGTGATGAGGTGATGATCATCGGCGGTGGCCAGATCTACGCCGAGGCGCTGCCCATGGTCGACCGGATGTACATCACACAGGTGCACGCCGAGGTAGATGGCGACGCTTACTTTCCGGAAGTGAACTGGGATGACTGGGAAGAGATCGGACGCGAAGATTTCTCCGCGTCTGATAATAATCCTTACGACTACAGCTTTGTCGTCTACCAGCGTAGCCGGTCAGCCTGACCGGCTAGCGTTTCTGGCCCTTAGCGCGGGGCGCGCTTGGGACCATTGGCAGAGGGCTTGCCGCCTTTGCCAGCAGGCTTGCCCTTGGGTGGTCCCTTGCGGAAGCCGGGCTTGCCATCTTTGCTGAATTTCTTGCCGGGCCCACCCTTGCGGAAACCGCCTTTGCCCGGAGGCGGGCCTTTGCGGTCGCGACGGGGCGCTGCCGACACTTCCGGCAGGGCTTCCGGCTGCTCCAGCGGCAGGGAGTCCGGCTGGGAAGCTTCCAGCAAGCAGGCCAGGGCGCCAGCAACGGCGGCCATGTCCATATCGTTACGCTCGGCAATTTCGTCCAGCAGGGCAATGGCCTTTGCGGCGCGTGGGTCTTCGGTGAAGCCCAGCAGTTGCGTTTCAAACTGCTCTACCCGCATTTTCTGCAGGGCCGCCGGCGACGGCAGTTGGTACGGTTCCATCGGCGAGTTGGTCGCACGCTCAAGCGTTCGCAGCCAGCTGCGCTCGCGCGGTGTGACCAGCAAAATCGCCTTGCCGGTACGGCCGGCACGGCCAGTACGGCCAACCCGGTGGATGTAGGCCTCGGTGTCGTAGGGCACGTCGTAGTTGATCACGTGGGTGATCCGGGGCACATCCAGGCCACGGGCAGCAACATCGGTGGCGATGATGATGTCTTTCTTGCCGCGCTTGAGGTCTTCTACGGTCTGTTCACGCTGGCGCTGGTTGAGGTCACCGCTCAGGGGCGCAACCGCATGGCCTCGGGCTGACAATTTTTCCGCCAGCAGGGTGGTCTCGGCCTTGGTGCGCACGAAGATAATAGAGGCGTCGAACGGCTCCACTTCCAGGATGCGGGTCAGGGCATCCAGCTTACGCTCGGCGTAGACCGGCAGAACGAACTGGGCGATACGCTCAACGGTGCGGGTCTCGCTCTCGATCTTAACTTCCGCGGCGTTCTTCAGGTAAGTCTGTGCGACTTTCTTGATCTGCGGCGGCATGGTGGCCGAGAACAGGGCACGCTGACAGTTGTCCGGGGTTTTCGCCAGAATCGCTTCGACGTCATCGATAAAGCCCATGCGAAGCATCTCGTCGGCTTCATCGAGCACCAGGGCGCGCAGGTTGTCCAGTTTCAGGGTGCCTTTGCGCAGGTGGTCGAGCATCCGGCCCGGGGTGCCTACGATAACCTGGGCGCCACGCTTCAGCCCGCGAATCTGCGGAGAGAAGTCCTGGCCGCCGTAAATGGGCAGCACATGGAAGTTGCGGAACTTGCTGGCGTAGGTGGTAAAGGCTTCTGCCACCTGGATGGCCAGTTCCCGTGTGGGGGCCAGGACCAGGATCTGGGGTTCGGCAATGTTGGCGTCGATGCGGCTCAGCAGCGGCAGGGCAAAGGCTGCG
The window above is part of the Marinobacter sp. THAF197a genome. Proteins encoded here:
- a CDS encoding exodeoxyribonuclease VII small subunit; translated protein: MAGENNSSTSIADFEKSLDELERLVRDLEQGELSLEQSLAAFERGVKLTRECQTALKTAEQRVEQLVQNSDGSLETRPFSADDAN
- a CDS encoding NRDE family protein, producing MCLIAFAIGQSPEFPLVVAANRDEFFRRPTAAIDWWQDNNGQQILAGQDLESGGTWLAVNTDGTVTAVTNVREGSPEAGRQSRGELPLHALRLSTSELQSSLDAEPGRYAGFNLVKLTGLGGWYYSNRDAHPGRQVFRGVYGLSNHLLQTPWPKLLRLRKAVGHCVEQARKDPAPLHKQLLSLLQDTTPAPDRSLPDTGVGMETERFLSSPFIVGDHYGTRATTVVTVSRQGQVSVTEQSWGPNATTLEKRQFTWQR
- a CDS encoding sulfite exporter TauE/SafE family protein, whose amino-acid sequence is MTLIGIFILYLTLGALAGTMAGLFGIGGGLVIVPVLIFTFGFQGFSSEIAAHLAIGTSLATIVFTSISSIRTHHIHGAVRWELVRPMTVGIIVGALAGAWTASLLSGPMLKTIIGAFAILVALKMLLEANPKPGRDVPGNAGLGVAGGFVGWASAIFGIGGGTISVPYLTWCNVRMQQAVATSAACGLPIALAGAAGNIWTGWQNPQLPDFSVGFIYLPALVGIVATSVFFARFGAKLAHKLDGRLLKKIFAVVLILVGLRFLLS
- the lgt gene encoding prolipoprotein diacylglyceryl transferase, producing the protein MLQHPQIDPVAIAIGPLKIHWYGLTYLVGFAAGWWLGRLRSRKPWSPLNEEQVGDLLFYMALGVILGGRFGYVVFYNFDAFLADPLWLLRVWEGGMSFHGGLLGVMLAMWWFGRKTSAGFWSIADFVAPLVPVGLGAGRIGNFINGELWGKPTDVSWGMVFRTAPDSLARHPSQIYQFALEGVVLFAILWWFSSRPRPKMAVSGLFLACYGSFRFFTEFFRQPDPQLGYLAFDWLTMGQVLSLPMVVAGAALIVIAYRRNAA
- a CDS encoding thymidylate synthase, translating into MKAYLDLMQDVVDNGFDKGDRTGVGTRSVFGRQMRFNLQDGFPLVTTKKVHLRSIIYELLWFLKGSTDNNWLAERKVSIWNEWALDNGDLGPIYGKQWRSWQCHDGRVIDQISEVIEQIRTKPNSRRLIVSAWNPAELPDESVSPQENVREGRMALAPCHCLFQFYVADGKLSCQLYQRSADLFLGVPFNIASYALLTHMIAQQCDLDVGEFVHTFGDCHLYSNHLTDDIVFEQLKREPRGLPRLVIKRKPESIFDYELEDFEFEGYDPYPVIKAPIAI
- a CDS encoding dihydrofolate reductase; this encodes MRKALIVAMSRNRVIGRDNKLPWYLPGDLRYFKQATMGKPIIMGRKTWDSIGRPLPGRMNVVISRNPAWEAPAGTVAAASLDEALVKAQAQAELEGGDEVMIIGGGQIYAEALPMVDRMYITQVHAEVDGDAYFPEVNWDDWEEIGREDFSASDNNPYDYSFVVYQRSRSA
- a CDS encoding DEAD/DEAH box helicase, whose translation is MSELSFAELGLDPAVLEAVSAVGYETPSPIQAQSIPALLAGKHLLGVAQTGTGKTAAFALPLLSRIDANIAEPQILVLAPTRELAIQVAEAFTTYASKFRNFHVLPIYGGQDFSPQIRGLKRGAQVIVGTPGRMLDHLRKGTLKLDNLRALVLDEADEMLRMGFIDDVEAILAKTPDNCQRALFSATMPPQIKKVAQTYLKNAAEVKIESETRTVERIAQFVLPVYAERKLDALTRILEVEPFDASIIFVRTKAETTLLAEKLSARGHAVAPLSGDLNQRQREQTVEDLKRGKKDIIIATDVAARGLDVPRITHVINYDVPYDTEAYIHRVGRTGRAGRTGKAILLVTPRERSWLRTLERATNSPMEPYQLPSPAALQKMRVEQFETQLLGFTEDPRAAKAIALLDEIAERNDMDMAAVAGALACLLEASQPDSLPLEQPEALPEVSAAPRRDRKGPPPGKGGFRKGGPGKKFSKDGKPGFRKGPPKGKPAGKGGKPSANGPKRAPR